From a region of the Geothrix sp. 21YS21S-2 genome:
- a CDS encoding BlaI/MecI/CopY family transcriptional regulator — protein sequence MKPNVPKISDSEWVVMKELWRSHPQTAGQVVESLTGKTSWGPATIKTLINRLVTKKALAFVKQGREYLYSPIASEADCVRAESSSFLRRVFDGALTPMLAAFLEREDLGPEEIARLKELLDRKGGSHDGR from the coding sequence ATGAAACCGAACGTACCGAAAATCTCCGATTCCGAATGGGTGGTGATGAAGGAACTCTGGCGTTCCCACCCCCAGACCGCGGGCCAGGTGGTCGAAAGCCTGACCGGGAAGACGTCCTGGGGACCGGCCACCATCAAGACCCTCATCAACCGCCTCGTCACCAAGAAGGCCCTGGCCTTCGTCAAGCAGGGGAGGGAATACCTCTACAGCCCCATCGCCTCGGAGGCGGATTGCGTGCGGGCGGAGAGCTCCTCCTTCCTGCGCCGGGTCTTCGACGGCGCGCTAACCCCCATGCTGGCGGCCTTCCTGGAGCGGGAGGACCTGGGTCCGGAGGAGATCGCCCGGCTGAAGGAGCTGCTGGACAGGAAGGGAGGTTCCCATGATGGCCGTTGA